One segment of Daphnia magna isolate NIES linkage group LG2, ASM2063170v1.1, whole genome shotgun sequence DNA contains the following:
- the LOC116915912 gene encoding trypsin-1 isoform X2, which yields MKVFLLFLTVLVTTSAASLARLPLSVFLDSKLTRLPQTKRQGRIVGGTNAKEGEFPWMVSLQRNGFFGRSHFCAGSIANERNIITAAHCIEELHPIGVWAVAGEYRLDLDSGFEQELRAANFVLHEQYDPVQLKNDIGIIRLNGSFTFNPYLKQVKLPGKGYFTHPGTAVTVAGWGSTKEGGSLSNVLLKATIPVVSDEDCRVIYGAEVIDDSMLCAGYTSGGYDSCQGDSGGQLMLQDENLVGIVSWGQGCGQPDYPGVYTEVSAFVDWISVKLSPANVTNSLSA from the exons ATGAAGGTATTTTTGCTGTTTCTAACGGTATTGGTGACAACTAGTGCAG CTAGTCTCGCACGACTTCCCTTGAGTGTTTTCCTTGACAGTAAACTAACAAGACTACCGCAAACTAAACGACAGGGGCGCATTGTTGGTGGCACGAATGCTAAAGAGGGAGAATTTCCCTGGATG GTTTCCTTGCAAAGAAATGGTTTCTTCGGGCGCTCTCATTTTTGTGCAGGTTCAATtgcaaatgaaagaaatattATTACTGCTGCACATTGCATAGAAGA GCTTCATCCTATTGGAGTTTGGGCTGTTGCTGGAGAATACAGGTTAGATCTCGATAGTGGTTTCGAACAAGAATTGAGAGCGGCTAATTTCGTATTGCACGAACAATATGACCCAGTTCAGCTGAAAAATGATATTGGAATCATTCGATTAAATGGAAGTTTTACTTTCAATCCCTATTTGAAACAAGTTAAGCTGCCCGGAAAAGGCTACTTTACCCATCCAGGGACGGCGGTCACAGTTGCAGGTTGGGGAAGCACAAAG GAAGGAGGGAGTTTATCTAATGTTCTTTTAAAAGCTACCATCCCTGTTGTGTCGGACGAAGACTGTCGCGTAATATATGGTGCAGAAGTCATCGATGATTCGATGCTTTGTGCTGGTTATACATCTGGGGGTTACGATTCATGTCAA GGAGATTCTGGTGGTCAACTTATGTTACAAGACGAAAATCTAGTCGGCATTGTATCTTGGGGTCAAGGCTGTGGTCAACCAGATTATCCCG GCGTCTATACGGAGGTTTCAGCGTTTGTCGATTGGATTTCAGTCAAACTATCACCAGCTAACGTCACAAACTCCTTATCTGCATAG
- the LOC116915912 gene encoding trypsin-1 isoform X1, with protein MKVFLLFLTVLVTTSAATTSLARLPLSVFLDSKLTRLPQTKRQGRIVGGTNAKEGEFPWMVSLQRNGFFGRSHFCAGSIANERNIITAAHCIEELHPIGVWAVAGEYRLDLDSGFEQELRAANFVLHEQYDPVQLKNDIGIIRLNGSFTFNPYLKQVKLPGKGYFTHPGTAVTVAGWGSTKEGGSLSNVLLKATIPVVSDEDCRVIYGAEVIDDSMLCAGYTSGGYDSCQGDSGGQLMLQDENLVGIVSWGQGCGQPDYPGVYTEVSAFVDWISVKLSPANVTNSLSA; from the exons ATGAAGGTATTTTTGCTGTTTCTAACGGTATTGGTGACAACTAGTGCAG CAACAACTAGTCTCGCACGACTTCCCTTGAGTGTTTTCCTTGACAGTAAACTAACAAGACTACCGCAAACTAAACGACAGGGGCGCATTGTTGGTGGCACGAATGCTAAAGAGGGAGAATTTCCCTGGATG GTTTCCTTGCAAAGAAATGGTTTCTTCGGGCGCTCTCATTTTTGTGCAGGTTCAATtgcaaatgaaagaaatattATTACTGCTGCACATTGCATAGAAGA GCTTCATCCTATTGGAGTTTGGGCTGTTGCTGGAGAATACAGGTTAGATCTCGATAGTGGTTTCGAACAAGAATTGAGAGCGGCTAATTTCGTATTGCACGAACAATATGACCCAGTTCAGCTGAAAAATGATATTGGAATCATTCGATTAAATGGAAGTTTTACTTTCAATCCCTATTTGAAACAAGTTAAGCTGCCCGGAAAAGGCTACTTTACCCATCCAGGGACGGCGGTCACAGTTGCAGGTTGGGGAAGCACAAAG GAAGGAGGGAGTTTATCTAATGTTCTTTTAAAAGCTACCATCCCTGTTGTGTCGGACGAAGACTGTCGCGTAATATATGGTGCAGAAGTCATCGATGATTCGATGCTTTGTGCTGGTTATACATCTGGGGGTTACGATTCATGTCAA GGAGATTCTGGTGGTCAACTTATGTTACAAGACGAAAATCTAGTCGGCATTGTATCTTGGGGTCAAGGCTGTGGTCAACCAGATTATCCCG GCGTCTATACGGAGGTTTCAGCGTTTGTCGATTGGATTTCAGTCAAACTATCACCAGCTAACGTCACAAACTCCTTATCTGCATAG
- the LOC116915903 gene encoding acylglycerol kinase, mitochondrial: protein MARIVRIFKTLRNNWKKTTFGVILVSYGVNYGVKKYRTNEMLKLYCEEAKTFGDAPLPIGVPVRQITVVLNPASNDGKGKAEFEEYCAPLLYLSGMKVSVVKTESVGEARGLMDVMDNCDAVVVAGGDGALTEAVTGLLRRNDSGFAVQRFPIGIIPVGKLNNIAKSIFKEYKDDRIKLMAEATMAIVRDYKKHVDVMKVEVLEDGEKTPGKPVYALGELKWGAFRDVDERIGKYWLWGPLKPYAAYLFGAFKNLTWECDSRFQYTVPCDGCRNCMTNALQDPTEPRYGSSAQNARWWHAFIPRTTSVKETKQTKDYSNIINPDCGVWHQKDFSAVEFQTLTENNLAFTLPNKPKHLELNLGPKNVGKFEFMKEGWLRAKTGISHINREKIPVRQFEMIPKTEESSAPESDKVEEEKATNVERWYSIDNDNYEVKPIRVTLLPDAIKVFSASTSR, encoded by the exons ATGGCAAGAATTGTTCGTATCTTTAAAACTCTACGGAATAATTGGAAAAAAACCACTTTTGGTGTTATCCTTGTTTCTTATGGAGTAAACTATGGCGTAAAAAAATACAG AACTAATGAGATGTTAAAACTATATTGTGAGGAAGCAAAAACTTTTGGAGATGCTCCACTTCCGATCGGAGTACCTGTTCGCCAGATCACTGTAGTTTTGAATCCTGCATCAAATGATGG TAAAGGAAAGGCAGAGTTTGAGGAGTACTGTGCCCCTTTGCTCTACCTATCAGGAATGAAG GTCAGTGTGGTAAAAACAGAATCTGTTGGAGAAGCTAGGGGCTTAATGGATGTGATGGACAATTGTGATGCAGTTGTAGTTGCTGGCGGGGATGGGGCACTGACTGAGGCAGTGACTGGATTGTTAAGGAGGAATGACAGTGGATTTGCTGTTCAACGGTTTCCAATAG GTATAATTCCTGTGGGAAAGCTAAATAACATTGCAAAATCCATCTTTAAAGAATATAAAG ATGATAGAATCAAACTAATGGCTGAAGCGACGATGGCAATCGTAAGAGATTATAAGAAACATGTAGATGTCATGAAAGTAGAGGTATTGGAAGATGGGGAAAAGACCCCAGGGAAACCAGTTTACGCTCTTGGTGAACTCAAATGGGGGGCATTTCGAGACGTAGATGAAAGAATCGGAAAATATTGGCTATGGGGACCACTTAAACCATATGCCGCATATTTGTTTGGAGCATTCAAAAATCTTACCTGGGAATGTGACTCACGGTTTCAGTACACTGTGCCCTGTGATGGATGCAGAAACTGTATGACAAATGCATTGCAAGACCCCACTGAGCCGAGGTACGGCTCATCAGCACAGAATGCTCGCTGGTGGCATGCTTTCATACCGCGAACTACATCCGTTAAAG AAACCAAACAGACCAAAGATTATTCCAATATTATTAACCCGGACTGTGGGGTATGGCACCAGAAGGATTTCTCGGCCGTCGAATTCCAAACTTTAACAGAAAATAATTTGGCTTTCACCCTCCCAAATAAGCCAAAACATTTAGAACTTAACCTTG GTCCTAAAAATGTCGGCAAATTCGAGTTCATGAAAGAAGGTTGGCTTAGGGCGAAGACAGGAATCAGTCACATAAATCGTGAAAAGATCCCTGTTCGCCAATTTGAAATGATCCCTAAAACAGAAGAAAGTTCTGCTCCAGAAAGTGATAAAGTGGAAGAGGAAAAAGCTACAAATGTTGAAAGATGGTATTCGATAGACAATGACAACTATGAGGTGAAACCTATCAGAGTTACCCTTTTACCAGATGCTATAAAAGTCTTTAGCGCATCCACCAGCAGATAA
- the LOC116915914 gene encoding coiled-coil domain-containing protein 134 — protein sequence MAGHSKKLWLILLFCASIVRTDETVASKQSTESAPGKQDDINTNAVALFERLFQVKRNEQKDAVQRILAIKSVEKQNKLLKLVITKIMEVLMQSRINLESSGYLPGSGLPLTESLRDALSSMIENTAFMGDLVLYLPDATKAFLKDNEWNTIFKWSLSLCQETAFLSNNTKKMLHLVAQELNLIEREPGYFNPYAEANRRKPVDLPEIPQKKKVKKKISKGPSLSGTRLKTEL from the exons ATGGCGGGCCATTCGAAAAAACTATGgctcattttattattttgtgcATCAATCGTAAGAACTGATGAAACAGTAGCTTCGAAACAATCAACAGAAAGTGCACCGGGAAAGCAGGATGACATCAATACTAACGCAGTTGCTCTAT TTGAAAGATTGTTTCAGGTCAAAAGAAACGAACAAAAAGATGCTGTACAGCGAATTCTGGCCATCAAATCAGTTGAAAAGCAGAACAAGCTTTTAAAGCTTGTCATTACTAAGATTATGGAG GTTCTTATGCAAAGTAGGATCAACCTTGAAAGCTCTGGTTACCTTCCAGGATCTGGATTGCCTCTCACTGAATCTCTTCGGGATG CTCTATCAAGCATGATTGAAAACACTGCATTTATGGGGGATCTTGTACTTTATTTACCTGATGCCACAAAAGCATTCCTTAAAGATAATGAGTGGAATACTATTTTCAAATGGAGTTTAAGTCTATGTCAAGAGACTGCCTTTCTCAGCAATAACACAAAGAAAATGCTGCATTTG GTTGCTCAAGAATTAAATCTCATTGAAAGAGAACCAGGTTACTTTAATCCATATGCTGAAGCCAACCGAAGGAAGCCAGTTGATTTACCCGAGATTCCACagaagaaaaaggtaaaaaaaaaaatatcgaaaGGTCCTTCGCTGTCCGGGACAAGATTAAAAACTGAATTGTGA